In one Bacillota bacterium genomic region, the following are encoded:
- a CDS encoding PIN/TRAM domain-containing protein, with translation MLQKFIRVLMLGAGVAVGYVSFILIPDSLMAPAGSSAGTKTLIGMMAGGGLLGFFIAPVFTRKVLQIARQADSHLRRVPMNEIVAGALGVIVGLIIANLLAIPVASLPIVGSYLGIVLNLMMGYLGLFIAVRKREDIMSLVGVIPRAAEGARVAARERGGRALPAKPQYKILDTSVIIDGRIADIAKSGFIEGVLIIPGFVLEELQHIADSSDVLKRNRGRRGLDILNRIQKDQNVSVQIVDKYFDDPEVDTKLIRLARVMDAKILTNDFNLNKVAELHGVRVLNINELANALKPVVLPGEEMMVHVIKDGKESGQGVGYLDDGTMVVVDGGRRYIGDSVGVLVTSVLQTSAGRMIFAKPKSLDRAV, from the coding sequence GTGCTTCAAAAGTTCATACGGGTGCTGATGCTCGGAGCGGGTGTTGCCGTTGGGTACGTGAGCTTCATTCTGATTCCCGACAGTCTCATGGCCCCAGCGGGGAGCAGCGCAGGCACTAAGACCCTCATCGGCATGATGGCGGGCGGCGGCCTTTTAGGATTCTTTATCGCCCCCGTGTTCACGCGCAAGGTGCTCCAGATCGCCCGGCAAGCAGACTCACATCTCAGGCGGGTTCCCATGAACGAGATCGTGGCGGGAGCCCTCGGTGTGATCGTTGGCCTCATCATCGCAAATCTTCTTGCGATCCCCGTCGCCTCGCTCCCCATAGTCGGCAGCTACCTTGGAATCGTCTTGAACCTGATGATGGGCTACTTGGGTCTTTTCATAGCGGTACGAAAGCGCGAAGACATAATGTCACTCGTCGGGGTGATTCCCCGGGCCGCGGAAGGGGCACGTGTCGCTGCACGAGAAAGAGGCGGCAGAGCTCTGCCGGCAAAACCTCAGTACAAGATACTGGACACAAGTGTGATAATCGACGGGCGCATCGCAGACATTGCGAAGAGCGGGTTCATTGAAGGCGTCCTCATAATTCCCGGATTCGTCCTTGAAGAGCTTCAGCACATTGCGGACTCATCCGATGTCCTGAAGAGGAACCGCGGCCGGCGGGGCCTGGACATCCTGAACAGGATCCAAAAAGACCAGAACGTCAGTGTACAGATTGTGGACAAGTATTTTGATGACCCTGAGGTCGACACGAAACTCATAAGGCTCGCCAGGGTCATGGACGCGAAGATTCTCACCAACGACTTCAACCTGAACAAAGTGGCCGAACTGCACGGAGTGCGGGTGCTCAATATCAACGAGCTCGCCAACGCGTTGAAGCCAGTGGTGCTTCCGGGCGAAGAGATGATGGTCCACGTGATCAAGGACGGCAAAGAGTCCGGGCAAGGCGTAGGCTACCTGGACGACGGGACCATGGTTGTCGTGGACGGCGGGCGAAGATACATAGGGGACTCCGTGGGTGTGCTGGTTACAAGTGTCCTGCAGACCTCGGCTGGGCGGATGATCTTCGCGAAACCGAAAAGCCTTGATCGTGCGGTATAA
- the ispD gene encoding 2-C-methyl-D-erythritol 4-phosphate cytidylyltransferase has product MGSPHVSVVVAAAGIGRRMGALIPKQYLYLEGQPVIAHTLKALSASWLVNEIVVAVPPADVEMFERDIIRRYSLSSLCHVVAGGTDRQKSVRNALAALSGVNEIVLVHDGVRPFVTAEEIHSVARAAMEHGAATLGVCPKETVKQIDISGFVTATPDRSFVCLIQTPQAFKLSVLREAHDVAEKDGFIGTDDCTLVERLGLPVKVVEGSYENIKITTADDLEFARLLLMRRTGYQERERV; this is encoded by the coding sequence GTGGGATCTCCCCATGTCTCTGTGGTGGTGGCCGCGGCCGGGATTGGCCGCAGAATGGGCGCACTGATTCCCAAGCAGTACCTTTACCTGGAAGGCCAACCTGTGATCGCACACACTCTCAAAGCCTTATCAGCGTCCTGGCTCGTGAACGAAATCGTGGTCGCGGTCCCGCCCGCGGATGTGGAGATGTTCGAGAGGGATATCATCAGACGATACTCCCTCTCTTCGCTCTGCCATGTAGTGGCGGGAGGCACTGACAGGCAGAAGTCGGTGCGGAATGCGCTTGCGGCCCTCTCGGGCGTAAACGAGATAGTCTTGGTGCATGATGGAGTAAGGCCTTTCGTCACCGCTGAAGAGATACACTCGGTGGCGCGGGCAGCCATGGAGCACGGGGCAGCGACTCTCGGGGTATGTCCGAAGGAGACCGTCAAGCAGATAGATATCTCGGGATTCGTCACAGCCACCCCGGACCGGTCCTTCGTGTGCCTCATCCAAACCCCTCAGGCATTCAAACTGTCTGTATTGCGTGAAGCTCACGATGTTGCAGAAAAGGACGGGTTCATTGGAACCGACGACTGCACCCTCGTGGAGAGGTTGGGACTGCCGGTCAAAGTCGTGGAGGGGTCGTACGAGAACATCAAGATCACAACTGCGGACGACCTCGAGTTCGCGAGGTTGCTGCTGATGAGGAGAACCGGCTACCAGGAGAGAGAGCGAGTTTGA
- the ispF gene encoding 2-C-methyl-D-erythritol 2,4-cyclodiphosphate synthase gives MMRVGHGFDVHAFAEGRDLILGGVHIPYDRGLLGHSDADVLTHAVCDALLGAAGLGDIGRHFPDSDPAYSGISSLVLLERTAQMVRLQGYEIDNVDATVVAESPRISPHAREMAEKIARALSISPSYVNIKGKTTEGLGFTGRGEGVAAHAVVLVHRRSEGTCG, from the coding sequence ATCATGAGGGTAGGGCACGGCTTCGATGTCCACGCCTTCGCGGAGGGACGGGACCTGATCCTGGGGGGAGTCCACATTCCCTACGACCGGGGCCTTCTCGGCCACTCTGATGCGGACGTACTCACCCATGCTGTGTGCGACGCCCTGCTCGGGGCGGCAGGCCTCGGGGACATCGGCAGGCATTTCCCTGACAGCGACCCTGCGTACTCCGGCATATCCAGCCTGGTGCTTCTGGAGCGGACCGCCCAGATGGTCCGCCTTCAGGGTTACGAGATCGATAACGTCGACGCCACCGTCGTGGCTGAGTCCCCCAGGATCTCCCCACATGCCCGCGAGATGGCCGAGAAGATCGCGCGGGCTCTGTCAATCTCTCCGTCTTATGTTAATATCAAAGGCAAGACCACCGAGGGCCTCGGGTTCACCGGCAGGGGCGAGGGAGTGGCAGCCCACGCGGTAGTGCTTGTACACCGGCGTTCGGAAGGCACCTGCGGATAA
- the cysS gene encoding cysteine--tRNA ligase, whose amino-acid sequence MAIRIYNTLTRRKEEFVPLAPGKVGIYSCGPTVYDYFHIGNARAFVVPDVIRRYLEYRGYDVTLVQNITDIEDKIIRRAAERGVSTQEIVDEYTQAFYLDRDALGIRPPNIQPRATEHVRDIIKMIEVLIERGLAYASGGDVYYDVSEFREYGKLSNQNLDDLKAGARAEVGESKDAPLDFALWKAAKPGEPAWESPWGPGRPGWHIECSVMSSKYLGETFDIHTGGVDLVFPHHENEIAQSEGASGKPFVRYWVHNGYVNIDGQRMGKSLGNFKTVRDILKQYPGRVVRYFLIANHYRKPINFSDEELGMCARALSRLEDAVANAAHAAGLNLGNLDAVRAAAGGADAGVLAGGPGSEPADSTSGAKGLERAVEDARKLFEESMDDDFNTAGAMAALHDLATGINTYVNEKMPGDPEHVGRAAVARAVLAMLQLGNVIGVLEPEAFAQAIGGSGASATCADERSGLVSSLIDLLIEVRTEARASKHYSMSDKIRDRLGELGVIIEDTRDGVRWKFAAK is encoded by the coding sequence ATGGCCATCAGAATCTACAACACCCTCACCAGGCGCAAGGAGGAGTTCGTCCCGCTCGCGCCGGGGAAGGTCGGGATATATAGCTGTGGGCCGACGGTCTATGACTACTTCCATATAGGAAACGCCAGGGCGTTCGTGGTTCCCGACGTAATCAGGCGGTACCTGGAGTACCGGGGCTACGATGTGACCCTGGTGCAGAACATCACTGACATTGAGGATAAGATAATCCGGCGGGCCGCGGAGCGGGGCGTGTCCACCCAGGAGATCGTGGACGAGTACACGCAGGCATTCTATCTGGACCGGGATGCCCTGGGCATACGGCCGCCCAACATACAGCCCCGGGCGACAGAACACGTAAGGGACATAATCAAGATGATCGAGGTATTGATCGAACGGGGGCTCGCGTATGCTTCCGGAGGCGATGTCTACTACGACGTATCCGAGTTCCGAGAGTACGGCAAGCTCTCAAATCAGAACCTCGACGACCTCAAAGCCGGGGCCAGGGCCGAGGTCGGCGAGTCCAAGGACGCCCCGCTCGATTTCGCGCTGTGGAAGGCCGCCAAGCCGGGGGAGCCCGCGTGGGAGAGTCCCTGGGGTCCAGGGAGGCCCGGGTGGCACATCGAGTGCAGCGTGATGTCGTCAAAATACCTTGGTGAGACGTTCGACATCCACACCGGTGGGGTTGACTTGGTGTTTCCCCACCACGAGAACGAGATCGCCCAGAGCGAGGGGGCGTCCGGCAAGCCTTTCGTGAGGTACTGGGTGCACAACGGGTATGTGAACATTGACGGCCAGCGGATGGGGAAGTCTCTTGGGAATTTCAAGACTGTCCGTGACATCCTCAAGCAGTACCCCGGGCGAGTGGTCAGGTACTTCTTGATTGCGAACCACTACCGGAAGCCCATCAACTTCAGTGATGAGGAGCTTGGGATGTGCGCCAGGGCTTTGTCGAGGCTCGAGGACGCAGTGGCGAACGCCGCCCACGCAGCCGGGCTGAACCTGGGTAACCTGGATGCTGTCCGGGCCGCTGCCGGCGGCGCTGATGCCGGGGTGCTGGCGGGAGGCCCTGGGTCAGAACCGGCCGATAGCACCTCGGGCGCAAAGGGCCTGGAGCGGGCTGTGGAGGACGCGCGGAAGCTGTTCGAGGAGTCCATGGACGACGACTTCAACACCGCCGGAGCGATGGCTGCCCTCCACGACCTTGCTACCGGCATCAACACCTACGTGAATGAGAAGATGCCGGGCGACCCAGAGCACGTGGGTCGGGCTGCCGTGGCCCGCGCGGTGTTGGCCATGCTCCAACTCGGAAACGTAATCGGTGTCCTGGAGCCCGAGGCGTTCGCGCAGGCCATAGGCGGAAGCGGCGCCTCCGCCACCTGCGCAGACGAGCGGTCGGGGTTGGTCTCTTCCCTTATTGATCTGCTCATAGAGGTCCGGACAGAGGCGCGAGCATCGAAGCACTACTCGATGTCCGACAAGATACGGGACCGGCTGGGCGAGCTTGGGGTGATCATCGAGGACACACGTGACGGGGTGAGGTGGAAGTTTGCCGCTAAGTGA
- a CDS encoding ribonuclease III, with protein MPLSEGAIAELSPLVLAYVGDAVWELFIRSTLVEEKGTNTHVSALHRFAAARVNADTQAKLTNALLARLTPEEQDVVRRGRNTRPGHSARSTGPGEYRLSTGFEALLGHMFLSGRTERLDEILKAALDLCEGGAGAGGTGETTSGE; from the coding sequence TTGCCGCTAAGTGAGGGTGCGATTGCGGAGCTATCCCCACTCGTCCTGGCCTACGTGGGGGACGCGGTCTGGGAGCTCTTCATCAGGTCCACTTTGGTGGAGGAAAAAGGCACGAACACGCACGTGTCCGCGCTCCACAGGTTCGCGGCTGCCCGGGTGAACGCGGACACTCAAGCGAAGCTCACAAACGCCCTGCTTGCGCGTCTCACTCCTGAGGAGCAGGATGTCGTGAGACGTGGCAGGAACACCCGGCCCGGCCACTCAGCGAGGAGCACGGGCCCGGGCGAGTACCGGCTGAGCACCGGATTCGAGGCCCTGCTTGGGCACATGTTTCTCTCAGGTAGGACCGAAAGGCTGGACGAGATTCTCAAAGCTGCCCTGGATCTCTGCGAGGGGGGCGCGGGCGCAGGCGGGACGGGGGAGACCACAAGCGGTGAATGA
- the rlmB gene encoding 23S rRNA (guanosine(2251)-2'-O)-methyltransferase RlmB, translating into MNDGRIYGRRPVLEALEAGREFNRVLIARGSAGSLGRVVALARERGIPVQEVTKDALDRASGGGNHQGVVGFVSPLQYVDVADVVAKARGAGEDPFLVVLDGITDPQNLGSVIRTANAAGAHGVIVPARRGALVSPAVVRASAGATEYTPVARVTNLARAIDFLKEEGLWVVGTDPEAGHFYHEPDLTGPLAVVIGSEGEGISRLVREKCDLLVAIPMVGKVGSLNAGVAWGVLAYEILKQRSRARLSQ; encoded by the coding sequence GTGAATGACGGCAGGATCTATGGGCGCAGGCCTGTCCTGGAGGCGCTGGAGGCGGGGCGGGAGTTCAATCGAGTCCTGATTGCCCGGGGGAGCGCTGGATCTCTCGGGCGGGTGGTCGCGCTGGCCCGGGAGAGGGGCATTCCTGTTCAGGAAGTGACGAAAGATGCCCTCGACCGGGCCAGCGGGGGCGGCAACCACCAGGGCGTGGTGGGGTTCGTGTCGCCGCTCCAGTACGTCGATGTAGCGGATGTGGTGGCGAAGGCCCGCGGGGCGGGCGAGGACCCTTTCCTCGTCGTTCTGGACGGCATAACTGACCCTCAGAACCTCGGCTCCGTCATCCGAACGGCAAACGCCGCAGGGGCGCACGGGGTGATCGTGCCCGCTCGACGGGGCGCGCTGGTGAGTCCGGCTGTGGTGAGAGCGTCGGCAGGCGCCACCGAGTACACGCCGGTTGCGAGGGTGACCAATCTCGCGCGTGCCATAGACTTTCTTAAAGAGGAAGGCTTATGGGTTGTGGGAACCGACCCCGAAGCGGGGCACTTCTACCATGAACCCGATCTGACAGGCCCTCTCGCCGTCGTCATCGGAAGCGAGGGGGAAGGGATCTCGAGGTTGGTCCGGGAGAAGTGCGACCTCCTGGTGGCTATCCCAATGGTGGGCAAGGTTGGGTCCTTAAACGCCGGCGTGGCCTGGGGCGTACTGGCCTACGAGATCTTAAAGCAAAGGAGCAGGGCGCGGTTGTCTCAATAG